The genomic DNA atAGGACATCTAAAGCCAAGATCTATCTAACTCTCCATGCCAGGGAGGAAAATAACTGGTGTATGGATTTTGTGTTTTGATATAAGAAAAAGAGTGTGCATTAAAATTAACCAGATTTTCATGCAAAGATTCCCAATTGTGGAAGAACAAAACATATTTAACCATTTTCCCTAGAATTAAGGAGCTATAAAGTAAATAGGTGATTAAAGGTAACAATTTCATGGCAATTTTGTTGCAGGTTTTTTTCTAGGTGTGCTTAAAGCACACCTCTGGTAGTGTTCATGGGTACAGgtcacccataatgacaaacatcTCCTCTAGTAACCCCATCTCCATATGTCCCGGTAAGAGAGGTACAGAGAATGAAAATAAAATATACACATTCCTTGTGCTAACCTTTCCATCAACATCTTCCTCCTACTTtttctatccatccatctttAGGTGAATCTCAAGCTAAGGTGACCTCTCATTTTATTTTCTTACACCGATATTTCCTTGTTCTGCTTTATTTAGATCAGTGatcatctctcccttccccctccctcatctcctcagccccccccccttccccctccctcaactctcccttccccctccctcaactctcccttccccctccctcatctctcccttccccctccctcatctctcccttccccctctctcatctctcctcttgtTCTGTCAGTGTTACAGGGGCACCACCACTTCCACATAGTTGTTGGGGAAGAATCCTGATTGGCCGCGGATAGTGCCCTCCAACCAGTTCTCGTCGATGCGGTTGGTCAGCATGATGATGTCGCCCTCGCAGAAGCCCAGCTCACCCTCGTTCTCTGGCTCGAAGTCATAAAGGGCCTTAGCACACGGCTCAGAGGCTggggagaaagaaaggggagGAATGTGttgaagagggaaagagagaaaataaaCTTTAATTTGACATTCTTTTGAAACAGATTCAGCAGCTTTGCTTTTCAAAGTGAGAGGCAGGAAAGGGACCAGAACACTTCATAAACGTCCAAACCGCTGCGCTCACAGGGTTGAAGGGAGACGTTACCCGTTACCAGATCCAGTGTGCGGGGTTAGTTTAGTCCCTCCAGGAttctgttgaccaatcactgcaCTAGTTCCGCAATTAAACAGTCAAACCACAGCAATATTTTCACACAAAACTGACCCATCATCACAGTACAAAAAGAGGGCTTGCAAAAATCAACCAATTACTGCACATTTACTGCATAATATGGTTCAATCAAGCCACAAGTCAACAAACTTTTCCGCTCGTCAGCGTATTTTCGCAAGTAATTTGAAAAAAATATTTGCATTCTGACATGCAAAGgtactgcattgcagtgctcgaagcgtcactacagacccaagtttgatcccaggctgtatcgcagtcggctgcgaccgggagacccattcggcggagcacaattggccgagcgtcgtccgggttaggggagggtttggccggccgggatgtccttgtcctatCGCGCtttagcaactcctgtggcgagcCGGGCGCCTGCATgttgacacggttgccaggtgtacagtgtttcctccgacacattggtgcggctggcttgaGTCAAGAAACAGTGCTGCTTGGCAGGGTCGTGATTTGGAGGACGCATGGATCTCGATCGTCAACCTCTCCTGAgtcgtacgggagttgcagcgatgggacaaaactaactaccaattggataccaaaAAATGTCAGAATTGCTGCAACAATGAAGTGAAGTGAGTTGGCTGCAGTAAGGGGTTAAAGCTTCATACACACCATTCCATGTTAGTAAAACTCTCCTGAAATGAAGTGAGTCGATTAAGTACCATGTTAATTGCCACTCTTTCAACCTCAATCACAGACTCTCACACTCACAGTGTTGACTGTTCTTCATGGACCGTGTTCTGTGGAAGGACGTGACGTCtacggggaggggggggggtttaTACATAGAGAAAGATCAGCTTTGGGCTGGTGAGACAAGACTACAATAGatacatacaaaaacacagaggcacacacacagctacGGGCCAGTCTTACCTGAGGAGTATGAAGGGGGGTTGGCAGAGGGGGAGTACTCTCCATTTGAATGCTCCTGCTCTTCGTAGTCAAAGGAGGTTTTGGGTTTAGGAGTGTACTCACGCCTGGGGCGAGACTGGGCCTCGTTCACCCTGATACACACAGCAGAGGGGATGAATCAGTCACATGtaaatacacacagatacacacaacgaCAACCAACACAAACAGCTTCAACTGAATTGTagaagtccacacacacacacagcttacctACCTGTCTCGGAGTTTGTCAGTCAGCTCCTCCAGAATCTGCACAGCCTGCTTGTGATACTGCAGTTGTGACTCGACCAGAGAAGCCATCTGACTCACCTGCTCTACCTAGAGACAAGCACAGAAACCAGTCAGATTCATCAATACAGGAGACTGGACTAGAAACGCCATTACCAGGGAGGCTGGACTAGAAACGCCATTACCGGGGGGCTGGACTAGAAACGCCATTACCGGGGGACTGGACTAGAAACGCCATTACCAGGGGGACTGGACTAGAAACGCCATTACCAGGGGGGCTGGACTAGAAACGCCATTACCAGGGGGGCTGGACTAGAAACGCCATTACCAGGGGGACTGGACTAGAAACGCCATTACCAGGGGGGCTGGACTAGAAACGCCATTACCAGGGGGGCTGGACTAGAAACGCCATTACCAGGGAGGCTGGACTAGAAACGCCATTACCAGGGAGGCTGGACTAGAAACGCCATTACCAGGGAGGCTGGACTAGAAACGCCATTACCAGGGGGACTGGACTAGAAACGCCATTACCAGGGGGACTGGACTAGAAACGCCATTACCAGGGGGACTGGACTAGAAACGCCATTACCAGGGGACTGGACTGGAAACGCCATTACCAGGGGGACTGGACTAGAAACGCCATTACCAgggggactggactggactggactagaaaCGCCATTACCAGGGGGACTGGACTGGAAACGCCATTACCAGGGGACTGGACTAGAAACGCCATTACCAGGGGACTGGACTGGAAACGCCATTACCAGGGGGCTGGACTAGAAACGCCATTACCAGGGGACTGGACTAGAAACGCCATTACCAGGGAGGCTGGACTAGAAACGCCATTACCAGGGGGACTGGACTAGAAACGCCATTACCAGGGGGACTGGACTAGAAACGCCATTACCAGGGGGACTGGACTGGAAACGCCATTACCGGGGGGCTGGACTAGAAACGCCATTACCGGGGGACTGGACTAGAAACGCCATTACCAGGGGGACTGGACTAGAAACGCCATTACCAGGGGGACTGGACTAGAAACGCCATTACCAGGGGGACTGGACTAGAAACGCCATTACCAGGGGGACTGGACTAGAAACGCCATTACCAGGGGGACTGGACTAGAAACGCCATTACCAGGGGGACTGGACTAGAAACGCCATTACCAGGGGGACTGGACTAGAAACGCCATTACCGGGGGACTGGACTAGAAACGCCATTACCAGGGGACTGGACTAGAAACGCCATTACCAGGGGGACTGGACTAGAAACGCCATTACCAGGGGGCTGGACTAGAAACGCCATTACCGGGGGACTGGACTTTACCAGGGGGCTGGACTAGAAACGCCATTACCGGGGGACTGGACTAGAAACGCCATTACCAGGGGGACTGGACTGGAAACGCCATTACCAGGGGGACTGGACTGGAAACGCCATTACCAGGGGGACTGGACTGGAAACGCCATTACCAGGGGACTGGACTGGAAACGCCATTACCAGGGGGACTGGACTGGAAACGCCATTACCAGGGGGACTGGACTGGAAACGCCATTACCAGGGGGACTGGACTGGCCATTACCAGGGGACTGGACTGGAAACGCCATTACCAGGGGGACTGGACTGGAAACGCCATTACCAGGGGGACTGGACTGGACTTTCCAGGGGGACTGGACTGGAAACGCCATTACCAGGGAGGCTGGAATAGAAACGCCATTACCAGGGGGACTGGACTAGAAACGCCATTACCAGGGGGACTGGACTAGAAACGCCATTACCAGGGGGGCTGGACTAGAAACGCCATTACCAGGGGGGCTGGACTAGAAACGCCATTTCCAGGGGACTGGACTGGAAACGCCATTACCAGGGAGGCTGGACTAGAAACGCCATTACCAGGGGGGCTGGACTAGAAACGCCATTTCCAGGGAGGCTGGACTAGAAACGCCATTACCAGGGGGACTGGACTGGAAACGCCATTACCAGGGAGGCTGGACTAGAAACGCCATTACCAGGGGGACTGGACTGGAAACGCCATTACCAGGGAGGCTGGACTAGAAACGCCATTACCAGGGAGGCTGGACTAGAAACGCCattactatttacattttttttctcctCCCCCCTCACCACCCCGAGGTCAATTTTCCGACTCTCGAAACTACTTTGTTTCAGATTAACACGCCACTTACATGGTACTGACACATGTTGTACTCAGTCTCCTCATCTGATGAAATAAAAGGTCATCTAAGACAGGTTTGGCACGTTCTTAGGTTGCAGAGTCAAAGTGGAAAACTAGAATGGTCACCTAATACGCATTGCTGTGAGATTACATAACTGTTCCACTCACTAGCTATGGAGTCGTGGCAAGCTGAGTGCATATTGGTCCTGAAATACTCATCAACGCTAATGCTAACATTGTTGCCAATGCTAGCGCCAGTGATACTGCTAATACCAATGTCAATGCCAGACGTTGAAGCCCCTACTGGGTATTATGGTTTGGGAGTATGAAGCCTGAATTCTGAACTTCTACCCAGCCAACCAATGGAAAATAGCCTCTTTCTTCTTAACTAAACATATATTCCTTGCTTCTGTTGTTTCTACTTGCGTTCGATGAGTTTAAGCCCATTTGTTGCTGTGAAAGTAAGCAATTTGCCACTAACTAATTTGCAAGAAGCACCATACGAATAAAATGAGATTGATTGTTGCTGGCATTATTCCCCATTCCCCAGATCCCTCAACTCTAACCCTTGACCCCTGAGATAAGTCTCACATCAGTCTCCAGCAGGTTGTGCATGGAGCTCTCTGCCATCTCTTTGGACTCGTGGAACTTCTCCAGGGCTGATCTCAGCTCCTCGTCTGGGATCTTCCCCTGGCGTTTCTTCTTATAATCGTAATCCAGACGCCTGCCTTCCAACTTCTTCAGATGGtgctgaggagggaggagagagtcctCCATTAGTTGATAGTGAAGGGTTAGAAAATAAAATGTGTAACGTTGAGGGAGAGTTGAGAATCCCTGATTCATCTCATTCTAGGTCTCTACCTGGATGTCTTTGATGTCCTTGTCGACAACGGCCTGCAGTGGATCGATAAAGTTCTGTTTGACATCGATGTCCAGGGAATCTTTGACCTCAGCAAGCCTCTTCATGGACTCGCCCACATCCACCAGGGCGCCACCTTCAGGACAAAGACAGTTACATGAGAGTGAGCACACAATCCCCTCACCTGCCACAATAAAGGACAAGGTTCTTCTGTCGAGTACGTGGTCCCTACTTCACACACAAACGCACCTGGAATTCAGTATTCTGAGAGACAAAGGCTAGGGCACAAAGGTAAAATAAAGCTTATGGTAGTTTATGAAATCACTCTCTTTCTTACCAAAGTTGgtgtcctctcccatctctcgtcCGAACTTGGCCATGCTCTCCCCCAGCAGCCCCTCAGCCTGGGGATAGCCAGGGCTCTTCACCTGGCCCCGCATCTTAGACACCGTGTTCAGCATGGTCAGCTTGGCCCTGGACGCTGGGTTGGGCTGCAGGTACTCCGATGTTTTAGAGATGACATCCACCACTGCTTTACTGGTCACATCTGCCCTCTGTGGGGAAGGGAAGAAGCAGAGACAGCGAATGTACAATCTACTCTGACAAAATGGATCGATAGGAAAATCCAATCTTAAGTTAATAGGagtgtgtttttttgtgttgGGGAGAGATCACTTACCTTCTCCAGATCTTTGAAGTCTTCATCCAGCTTGGTTCCCTCTGCACCTCCGACCTTCTCACTGACCATCTACAAAAGGAGAATAATAAGTTCAAGTCCTTTACATGCATTCTGCACAGGACAACAAAGCCATTTCCTAATTCAAACAGAACAGTAGCATATAGAAGTGAAATGATGCATGGACCTCGTGATGGAGAACGATTTTATTTTATTGCGATTTTGttagggctgaccccaattaGTCGGCAGGTCGATTGTTCGGTCGATAGGCTTTTGGTCGACAAAGATTTTTTTTGTAGTCGTGCAGTagaataaactcagcaaaaaataaataaccatccccttttcaggaccctgtctttcaaagatacctcatacaaataacttcacagatcttcattgtaaagagtttaaacaccgttttcccatgcttgttcaatgaaccacaaacagttaatgaacatgcacctgtggaacaatcgttaagacactaacaggttacagacagtaggcaattaaggtcacagttataaaaacttaggacactaaagatgaatttctactgactctgaaaaacaccaaaagagagaagcccagggtccctgctcatcccCGTGaaagtgccttaggcatgctgcaaggaggcatgaggactgcagatgtggccagggcaaaaaATTGCAATGTTCGTACTGTGAGACTCATAAGAgcgcactacagggagacaggacggacagctgatcgtcctcgcattggcagaccacgtgtaacaacacctgcacaggatcggtacatctgaactccaaacctgcgggacaggtacaggatagcaacaacaactgcccgagataCACctggaacgcacaatccctccatcagtgctcagactgtctgcaattggctgagagaggctgaactgagggcttgtaggcatgTTGTAAAGGTAGGTCCTCATCAGActtcaccggcaacaacgtcgcctatgggcacaaacccaccgtcgctggaccagacaggactggcaaaaatgctcttcactgacgagtcgcggttttgtctcaccaggggtgatgatcggattcgcgtttatcgtagaaggaatgagcgttacaccgaggcctgtactctggagcaggatcgatttggaggtggagggtccgtcatggtctggggcggtgtgtcacagtatcatcggactgaacttgttgtcattgcaggcaatctcaaggttgtgcgttacaggaaagacatcttcctccctcatgtggtacccttcctgcaggctcatcctgacatgaccctccagcatgacaatgccaccagccatactgctcgttctgtgcatgattttcTGCAATACAGGAATGTTAGTGTtatgccatggccagcgaagagaccggatctcaatcccattgagctcTTCTGGGACATGTTGGATTGGAGGATGAGGGTTAGGGCCAttccacttagaaatgtccaggaacttgcaggtgccttggtggaagtggggtaacatctcacagcaagaactggcaaatctggtgcagtccatgaggagatgcactgcagtacttaatgcagccgatggccacaccagatactgttacttttgaacccccccctttgttcagggacacattattccatttctgttagtcactgttagaacttgttcagtttatgtctcggttgtttaatcttgttatgttcatacaaatatgtgcacgttacgtttgctgaaaataaacccaGTTGACTGTgtggacgtttcttttttttacaGCGTTAATATTTAAAATGAATAATTAATAGTTAATAATTAAAATCACCTAGAAATGTCAGTTTTTGAAAGAAATCAAATTTTttaccattaaaataacatcaaattgatcagaaatacagtgtagacattgttaacgttgtaaatgacgattgtagctggaaacggcagatttttaatggaatatctacattggcgtacagagtcccattatcagcaaccgtcactcctgtgttccaagggaacgttgtgttagctaactCAAGTTTATTACTTTAaaatggctaattgatcattagaaaacccttttgcaattgttagtacagctgaaaactgttgtgctgtttAAAAAGcgataaaactggccttcttcagactagttgagtttctggagcatcagcatttgtgggttcgattacaggctcaaaatggccagaaacacaGAAATGTCtactgaaactcgtcagtctactcTTTTTTcggagaaattaaggctattccatgcgagaaattgctaagaaactgaagatctcgtacaacgctgtgtactactccctcactgaacagtgcaaactggctctaaccagaatataaagagtgggaggccccggtgcacaactgagcaagagcacAAGTACATCAGTATCTAGTTtaagaaacagacacctcacaagtcgtcaactggcagcttcattaaacagtaccccgcaaaacaccagtctcaatgtaaacagtgaagaggcgactctgggatgctggtcttctaatGTTTGTCcctttgctcagttgtgcaccagggcctcccacccCTCTTTCCATTCtcgttagagccagtttgcactgttctgtgaagggagtgggacaagggacaaaaaaacaaaaacattatttcaaaaacaaggaaatttctaagtgaccccaaacttttgaacggtagtgtgtgagagatacacacacacacacacacacacacacacacacacacacacacacacacacacacacacacacacacacacacacacacctcagtgaaCTAATCCATTGGAGGCCTAGACTAAAAGCCAATTTATTCTTGATGTGAAAATGTGGCCAGTGGATCC from Oncorhynchus keta strain PuntledgeMale-10-30-2019 chromosome 23, Oket_V2, whole genome shotgun sequence includes the following:
- the LOC118401824 gene encoding endophilin-A2-like isoform X2 translates to MSVAGFKKQFYKASQMVSEKVGGAEGTKLDEDFKDLEKRADVTSKAVVDVISKTSEYLQPNPASRAKLTMLNTVSKMRGQVKSPGYPQAEGLLGESMAKFGREMGEDTNFGGALVDVGESMKRLAEVKDSLDIDVKQNFIDPLQAVVDKDIKDIQHHLKKLEGRRLDYDYKKKRQGKIPDEELRSALEKFHESKEMAESSMHNLLETDVEQVSQMASLVESQLQYHKQAVQILEELTDKLRDRVNEAQSRPRREYTPKPKTSFDYEEQEHSNGEYSPSANPPSYSSASEPCAKALYDFEPENEGELGFCEGDIIMLTNRIDENWLEGTIRGQSGFFPNNYVEVVVPL
- the LOC118401824 gene encoding endophilin-A2-like isoform X1, whose product is MSVAGFKKQFYKASQMVSEKVGGAEGTKLDEDFKDLEKRADVTSKAVVDVISKTSEYLQPNPASRAKLTMLNTVSKMRGQVKSPGYPQAEGLLGESMAKFGREMGEDTNFGGALVDVGESMKRLAEVKDSLDIDVKQNFIDPLQAVVDKDIKDIQHHLKKLEGRRLDYDYKKKRQGKIPDEELRSALEKFHESKEMAESSMHNLLETDVEQVSQMASLVESQLQYHKQAVQILEELTDKLRDRVNEAQSRPRREYTPKPKTSFDYEEQEHSNGEYSPSANPPSYSSDVTSFHRTRSMKNSQHSSEPCAKALYDFEPENEGELGFCEGDIIMLTNRIDENWLEGTIRGQSGFFPNNYVEVVVPL